GCAACCCCGAAACGCTTCATCCGAAGCGTCCCGCTTGGTGGGAGAATAAAAACGATAAATGATGCAAACCTGGTGTTGTCCCCAGCCCAAAGGAACTCGTATAAATGTGGAAAAGAATTGTATTAATTTTGCTATTGGTGTTGAGTTTCAGCCTGAGTAATTCTGATATAGCGGCTGCGGCTGGACTCAAAAGCTTTGTAGACACTAGTGATGGCTATCAGTTTTTATATCCTAACGGCTGGCTGCAAGTTAAAGTTGCCAACGGGCCAGATGTGGTTTTCCACGATTTGATTGAGGTATCTGAAAACGTTTCTGTTGTCATTAGCCCAGTTCCAGAAGGCAAAACTTTATCAGAATTGGGAACCCCAACAGAAGTAGGATATAAGTTGGGAAAAGCTGCTCTTGCGCCTCCTGACTCTGGTCGTTCGGCTGAATTAGTCAATGCCGCACAACGAGAAGTAGACGGTAAAACCTACTACCTTTTAGAGTATGAGGTTAAACTTCCCAATAAACAGCAACGGCATAACATCGCCAGCGTGGCTGTTAGCCGTGGCAAACTTTTTACCCTCAACGCCTCAATTCCTGAAAAACGCTGGCAGAGAGTTAAAGGAATGATTGATGAGGTTGTAAATTCTTTTTCTGTCTATTAATAGGGAATAGGGAATAGGGAATGGGGAATGGGGGATAGAAAAGAAATTTAATCACCAATGCCCCATGCCCCGTACCCAATTAACAAGCTTTTATAAATCTCATGAAAATTCCACCTTTTGTACTTGCCTCAGCTTCCCCAGCTCGTCGCCGCTTGTTGGAAACTGTTGGTATTGAACCGATAGTTCGAGCCAGTGACTTTGACGAGTCGCAAATCCAATTAAGTGAACCAGCAGAATTGGTCAAAACTCTTGCCCAATGTAAGGCGGAAACTGTAGCCCCGCAGTTTGAATCAGCTTTGATTATGGGTTGTGATTCAGTTTTGTCCATGAATGGTGAAATTCACGGCAAACCAGCAGACACTTCTGAAGCGATCGCCCGTTGGCAGATAATGCAGGGTAACTTTGGCGACTTGTATACAGGTCACGCCTTAATAGACCTTGAGCAAAACCGCACTATAGTCAAGTCTCAAGTTACAAGAGTTTACTTTGCTCAAATGAGCGATCGCGCAATTCTTGCTTATGTTGCCACAGGTGAGCCCCTCAAGTGTGCTGGAGCCTTTGCCATTGAAGGTTTTGGCAGTTTCTTTGTTGAAAAAATTGAAGGCTGTCACAGCAATGTAATAGGACTCAGTTTACCCCTGCTCCGGCACATATTAGCGGAACTAGGATACGATGTCACTGATTTTTGGCAATAGTGATTATGGGGCTCGTTAATTTTCAGTGGTCAGTTGTTTGGCTATTTTCCAACACCTCTAACAAACTTTTCAACATTAAATAAGCAGAAGTCCCTCCTGGATCTTGATGTCCGATACTTCTTTCCCCCAGATAGCTAGCCCGTCCTTTTTTGGCCTGCATAGGTATAGTTTCTTGTAACCCCTTTTGGGCTATTGCTACAGCCTGTTGCATCGCTTCCAGCGTTCCCTTACTTTCTCCTACAGCCTGCCCAAAAGCGGTTACAGCTGGAGATAGCACATCTACCATTGTTTTGTCTCCTAGTTGCGCTTTGCCACGTTGCAGCACGCCGTCTAAGCCTGCCTGGAGTAGCCCCAACACATCTTGTTCTGTTAATTCTTGCTTATCTACTACTGCTGTACTAGCTCGTAAAAACCAGGTTCCATAAAGAGGGCCACTAGCACCGCCAATGGAAGAAATCAAGGTCATACTCACAGCTTTGAGAATGTTGCTGATGTCCTTGTCTGTAAGAGTTGGTAACAGAATACTTACCTTTTTGAAGCCGCGATCCATATTTATACCGTGGTCAGCATCTCCGATCGCAGCATCTAATTCTGTCAAATAGGTTTTATTCTGCTCTATCTCAGTTGCATAAGCCTGCAACCATTGTAATATCTGCGCCTGACTCAACATAATTAGTCCCACCGCCAACTTGGTGTTTTGACTGGTGCATCCCATAACCGGATCGTTTCATCATCTAATTTCAGCAGGGTAATTGAGCAACCTTGCATTTCTAGAGATGTAATATAAGGGCCGATTAAGTTTCGCACAATTTGCAATCCTTGCTGTTCGCAGATTTGGGCGAGTTTGCGGTAAACAATATACAGTTCGGAAACCGGAGTTCCACCCATACTATTGACGAAAGCTAATAAGCGATCGCCTTTGGTAAATGGAAGATTTGTTAGTTCTACATCTACCCATTCTCCTTTGTCTTCATCCCACTCGCGCAGTGTGCGGCTGTATGCTGCATCTTCAAGGAGCGATCGCGTTAAAATTTCGGTAATCTCATCTACTGCTTTGATAGCTGTACGTTCTATTCCTGGTTCACCGTGGATACCGATACCTAATTCGATTTCGCGATCGCTCAATTCAAATGTCGGTGTTCCATTAGCTGGCACTGTACAAGATGTTAAAGCAATTCCCATACTCCGCCCATTCAGATTAACTCGGCGACATAAATTTGCTATTTGTGGCAAATCATACCCTGCCTCAGCCGCCGCGCCACAAATTTTTTCCGCTAGTATTGTTGTTCCTACACCCCGCCGTCCTTGGGTATAGAGGCTATCCTTCACTGCTACATCATCATCAATCAAAATATTTAGCGATCGAATGCCTTCACTACGGGCTAACTCTGTTGCCATCTCAAAGTTCATGACATCGCCACTGTAATTTTTGACGATGTAAAGGATACCAGAGCCTCCATCTACAAGCTTTGCTGCTTCTAGCATTTGGTCAGGAGTCGGTGAAGTGAAAACCTCACCAGGACAAGCTGCATCAAGCATTCCTTTGCCCACGAAGCCAGCGTGCATTGGTTCATGTCCACTGCCACCACCTGAAATAATTGCTACTTTACCCGGAATAGGTGCATTGGCTCGATAGACAAAAGCTGGATCGTAGTTTACTTTAATTAAATCGGAATGAGCCGCCGCCATACCTTCTAGACTTTCTCGCACAAAGTCTTCCGGCTTGTTGATCAGCTTTTTCATAATCCGTGTTTGGTTAAAAGGTTGCTAAAACTCAGGTTATAGCGCTTCTCGTTTCTATGCAATAGAGTCTGACCTCTATCTAAATCTCTCTTCTAGAAAGCTACGGTATTGCATAAGCATTGCAAGTTGATGCATAGGCATTGCAGGTTGATGCACTAGCATTGCAAGTCCATGCATTAGCATTGCAAGTCCATGCATTAGCATTGCAGGTCGACGCTTTAGCATTGCAGGTCGATGCACTAGCATTGCAAGTCGATGCATTGGCATTACAGGTCAAGATGTGCGGCAGCTTTAAAAGACTTTTGTGTACATCGTATCAGTTATGTTAGTTTTTTCCTGGGCTTTTCCATATCTCGTGAAATAGTAGGGGCGCAAGACCTTGCGCCCCTACTGCGTGGTCTTTTATCTGAAAATAGCTGTAATGTCAATCCAAAGATTCCATTAACTCAATACACTTGTGCATCTGCTGGCGCATGGTTTCCTTATCAGCATGAAACCTTCGCCCATGACCTGGTAGCACCCACTCAAAAGAGTAATTAGCTAAGTTACGCATTGATTTAGTTTGTTCTGACCAAGAATACCAGCAGGCATTGTGGAATGCAGCCAGTTGATGCAAGCTTTCTGACCAAGCGAGATGGTCGCCAGTGAAGAGAAACTTATTTTTGTAGAGTAGGACAGTTTGTCCTTTAGTGTGACCGGGAACTGGAATAATTAAGAAATCTGGAGTCAAGGCAAATGGTTCGGAACCAGTTAGCTGTATTTCTACATTGCGAGTATCCGCAGTAATATCATCAGCATGAAGGATGCGATCGCACTGAAAATGCTCGGCAAACTTTTGATGATCTGCCACATCATCCTTATGAGTTAGGTACATATAACGAATCGACCCCAGTTCTTCTAAACGCTTGACTAAAGGCGGCGTAAACCGGGGAGAATCCACCAAAATGTTACCTTCTGGAAGTTGAATTAAATAGCTAGCAGCACCATAAGATTTTTCAGAATGATAGCCGCAGTGGTAAATATTTTCTGTTACTAATATTGGAAAGCTTTGTTGAACAGTTTTGATATCTTTTGGCTTTTCAACTGTGCCAATGGAACTGGTAGGACAAGCTAAAAGTGCTTGCAGTGCAGCTAATCTTTCCGCCTCATTCGTTGGTTGATGATAAACAGCCGATTGATCGTCAACATCATAAAATACTTCAGGAGCCATCCAGCGACAGGTATCACAATCAATACAGGTAGTATCTACATAAAAATCGCCGTTGACATTTTGAGAGCGACGCTGATTTAAATGAGCCATATTAATCCTTTTGCTTCCACCAGACGCTTACTGGGGAGCGATAAACCTTATATCACTACGCTAGCAAAAGTTACTTGAGACTGTAGACACCACTAGAAGTAAATCCGCTCAAAAATATAAAGACTTGTGAAACCCAGTAAGCAGAAAATGGGAAAACTGAACATAGACACCATCTGCTTATTCCCAAATATACTTTACTGCTCTAATTCCAGTTGTTCAAATCCATTTAACTCTAATAACAAATTGTTTATCTCCTGGGAACTAGATTAATGATTCGATTCTTCTCTGAGTAGTTCTCAATTGAAATGCCAGATTTTTATGTTTTTAACAAGAACAGCGGCAAAGGTGCAACAATATGGTCTTTACTTATGTGAAAATGAACTTAGTCAAAAATCATACTCTGGGTTGATCATCTAAATGAGCAGTAATGATCAAATCAAAATTCTGTTTCTGGCAGCAGATCCCAGTAATGCTGCACGATTACGCTTGGGGCAAGAGTTGCGTGATATTCGTGAAAAACTGCAACTAGCAAAAGAGCGAGACAGATTTATTCTAGACTCCCGTGAATCTGTACGTCTGGGAGATATCAGCCAGGCTATATTCGATGTTGAACCGCAGATTGTGCATTTTTCTGGACATGGAACCAGTACGGGTGAGCTTTGTTTTGAAGATTTACTAGGAGAATACCAACCTGTACAACCCGATGCTCTAGCAGCGTTATTTGAACTAGTAGCCGATCAAATAAATTGTGTGGTGTTGAATGCTTGCTATTCCGAAGCTCAAGCAAAAGCGATCGCACAACATATTTCTTTTGTCATTGGCATGAATAAAGAAATTGGAGATCAAGCCGCGATCGCTTTTGCTGTTGGTTTTTACAAAGCATTGGCAGCAAGGCGGACGATAGATCAAGCTTACAAGTTCGGTTGTGTCGAAATTAGATTGCAAGGCATTGCAGAACATTTGACTCCAGTTCTGTACACCAAACAAAACTCAGTGTCTCCAGTCTCAGAGGTACAGCAGATAGACTCCAACAAATCAACTGGAGTAACCAATGCACAGTCAACTAGTTTAAATCTGGGGCAAAGGCAGCGAATTTTACAGGAAATCGAAAGCCTCCAGCAACAGTATGATTTATTAAGTCAGAAATTGAGCCGCCTACGGTTGGATTTAGTGATAGAATCTGGCACTGTCATCAAGTTTCAGTTAGAAAAGCAGATTGAAAATGCTGAAGCTGAAAGAACACAACTTACTCAAAGGATCGAGCAGCTAGAAAATAGCCTGCAATAAAAATAGTAGTATCTCAATAGTTGGGTATCAAAACTCATAGATGTCTTCAGTTCGGCATTTACAGCAAAAACGGGAAGAACTTCAACAACACTACGATGCGTTTAGCGAGAAGATAAAGTTGTTGCGGAATCAACACGCCATTGAAGCGGGGGCTTCAGTAGCTTTTCAACTAGACAAAGAAATTGAGCGGGTTGAGAAAGAACGCGATCGCCTCCTGAAGCAGATTCAGATTCTTGAGAGGTCTTGCAAGAGTGAGCCAATACACAGTGAACTGTTTCGCCTCAACTACATAGCACAGGTACAGTTATTCCGAGAATTTATTACAGAAAAACGTATAGGAGCTTTCTTAGTTCATGGTTCGCCAGAATATGGTCAAATCTGGTTACTGAAGCGTTTGTTACAGAAAATTCCTGAAAGTACAGTGACTTCCCCAATCCCATTTCATCTCAAACGCAGGGCACTTAGGAGTGATATTGCAGCCCTATGGAGAGAGTTAGGCCGTCAGATCGGAGTACAAAATTTTTCATCCCATGAGGAGATTGCCAGGAATGTAGTAGCTCAATTAAAAACCCAACATATCATCCTAGTTTTTCACGATCTCGATTGCATTGATGAAACCTATCTGCACGAATTAATCCGTGATTTTTGGTTGCCCCTGGTAAACTCAACCCCACAGACAATTTGCTCAAGCAACGAATTTTTTCTACTGATGTTTTTGCTTGACCAAGATGGTTGTGTCAACACTTGGAATCTTGAGTTTGCAGATCGGTTCGATCTGGTATGGAAACCCCATATTCCCATTAGGCTACCAATGATTGACACTTTATCTGAGCAAGTCTTACTTAACTGGATGGAAAATGCAATTGATGTTCTACCAATCCAGATGACTAAAAAAATTGACTATACAGTTCAGGTGATTTTAGAGAAGAGTGAAGGCATTCCAGAGCGTGTGTTTGCTGAAATTTTTGGTTTGTGTGGCTGTAACTGGCAGGAGGAAGAAACCCGGTGGTTAGAACTTTAGACGGAAAGCGGCTGAAATATATAGGTAAGGTTCAACCCCAGCCAGGAGAGCAAGACCCGGAGACGGGTCAAATCTTGTATCCTTACCTGCCGAGTGAGAAATTGGTAGAGGCTGTGAATTTAGCGATCGCCCTCGAACGCCCCTTACTATTAAAGGGAGAACCAGGATGCGGCAAGACAAAATTGGCTCGTGCTGTGGCTTATGAGTTGGGTTTACCCTATGAAGCTTGGTACATCAAATCTACCAGTCGAGCGCGGGATGGTCTTTATACTTATGATGCCGTTGGCAGGTTGCGGGATGCTCAACTTGCTGCCTCCAAAATAGATGAAGAAGCCGCAATCAAAGCAAAAAATGCTGATGACTACGTAGAGTGGGGACCGTTAGGACGTGCCTTTCGCAATGAGCAGCCAACTGTAGTTTTAATTGATGAAATAGATAAAGCTGACATTGACTTTCCTAACGATCTGCTGTTAGAGCTTGATGAGCAAAGGTTTGAAGTCACAGAAGTAAAACAAAACAGTCCGCTCAAGAAAATTCAGGCGAAAGCAACACCAATTGTTTTGATCACTAGTAACGATGAGAAAGAAAGACTTGCCTGATGCTTTCTTACGTCGTTGTTTATTTCACTATGTTAAATTCCCTGAACGTCAGCAATTAATTGATATTGTCAAAACTCGGTTTTCGGTTTCGCCTTTGGAATTGGTGGACGCAATTATTGACCGCTTTTTAGAACTGCGTGAAGAGATGCGGCGAGATAAGGGCGAAGCTGGTAAAAAGGTCAGTACCAGCGAACTGATGGATTGGGTGCGGATTCTTAATCATCAAGATGATGAAATTCTCAGCAAGTTAAAAACAGAACTCTTGTATCCTGGGGTGTTGCTGAAGAGTTGGGATGATTACCGCCGCTATGGTGAACAGATGCGATCGCAGCCAGAAGTATGAAAATAGAAGCTCTCCACGAAGAACTACCACTGCTTGAGCTTTTTACACAACTGCGCGAGGCAGGTTTACCCTTGGGTATCGATGAATACCGCCTTGTTTTGACAGCTTTACAAGAAGGCTTTGGCACGACTGACCAAGAAGCGTTAGCAGAACTGTGCCGTACCTTGTGGGTAAAATCCCAGGATGAAGAACACCTCTTCAACTATCACTTTCAACAAGTAATAACAGAACCTTATCCTGTAAGACCTTTTGTCAGGAAGGAAGAAGAGAAAACATCTTCCAGAATGCAAGAAGCGGTAGAAAGTGACGATAATTATTCACCTGATTTGCTCAATACAACACCGACCACTGTACCCGTTTCATCGGAATTAATGGAAGTACAGGATGAGATGCAAGTGGCTGAAGCAGTACAGATTACTACTCAAAAAAATGAGGAAATTACTGTTAATCGCTTTACCGAAACCGATGAGTATTTTCCAGTGACGCGGCGACAGATGAAACAAAGCTGGCGGCATTTACGCCGAATGGTACGCCAAGGTTTGCCCACAAAGTTAGACATAGAGGCAACTATTGAGCAATTGGTACGGCAGGGGGTTTTGCTAGAGCCTGTACTGATGCCCAGTCGGGTAAATAGAACTGAACTACTTTTGCTGATTGATCATAAGGGATCGATGGTTCCCTTTCACGCACTATCCCAGCGATTAGCCCAGACAGCATTACGAGGCGGACGCTTAGGAAAAGCTAGTATTTACTACTTTCACAATTGCCCAACCAAGTATCTTTACCATGACCAGACGCGCCAAAAAGCCGAACCTGTCACAGATTTTCTAGCTCAGTTGCGCCCAGACCGTTCCGCTGTATTAATTTTTAGTGATGGGGGTGCAGCACGCGGCGGTTTTAGTCTGGAACGGCTGGAGTTAACCCAAAAATTTTTAGACCAGTTGAAACAGCGATCGCGTTATATTGCATGGCTGAATCCAATGGCAACAGAGCGCTGGTTTGGCACAACAGCAGGAGAAATTGTCCGTTTAGTGCCGATGTTTGAAGTTAGCCGACAGGGTTTTGATGGTGCGATCGATGTGTTGCAGGGTCGGGGGATCAATGCACAATTAAGGTACTGACTGTAATCAATTTAACTCGGAGTATTTTAAGGGTAGAGGTATGAAGCCAGAAGTTGCTAGTCGTAGAATTGAGTCTTTTGGTCAACGCTTTGGGGAAACGCACCTCTACCTGGCTTACCATGCTGCTTTTCCGTTAGCCCTCACACCAGATTTGCTTTACCGCTTGTGGGCCAATTTTCAACAAGATATTAATCATGAAGTACTAAATATCCCTTGGATGGCTGTGGCTGATTTACTACTTTCTAGCCTTTGTGATGAGGTGGGACATGAACTCTATGAGATGGATACAGCAGTACGAAATGCTTTGTTGAAAGAGTTGAGGGAGAATCCTCGTTTTGGCGAAAAGCGGATTAATGAATTGTCTGATTTTTTGCTTACCTATGTACGGCAACAACTTGATAGCTACGACCCGGATATTCGTGATTTTGCTCAGGCTCAGAAGTGGACAGCGTTAGCCTATACGCGACCAAGTGAGGCAGCGAGGGATTTAGCATCAGTTCTTGCAAGGTTGAAGTTAGAGGAAAAGGCAGAGTGGGTTCGTATGGCATTGCTGGTGGAAACTTTTGCAGAGCCATTAGCAGAATTCCAACCTCTACTAATTTATGCTCGTGGGATGGCAAACTTTGTCTGTGGTTATCAAGAACGTGCGACAACAGAGATTACAGGGTTACTAGCAAACCAGGAGCCTCAATTACAGATTGCAGGAGTAAACCTGCCAATTCCTGAACAGATAGCTAATTCTTTTGAGGAAGTTAGGTCTATTAATCAGTTCTCAACTAACTTGACTTCTTCACAATTACCCAGTACTGTTCGCATTTTAGCTGTGGATGATGTAGCAGATAATCTCATCCTAATCCAAACAGTTTTAGAAAGTGAGGGGTATCAGATAGATTTAGCAGCAGATGGTACAACAGCTTTATCATTAGTTAAAGAATCTCCACCTGATTTAATTATCCTAGATGTAAAAATGCCAGAAATGGACGGTTATGAGGTTACACGCCGCATCCGCAATAACCATAATCTTCCCTACATTCCGATTCTACTCATCTCAGCATATTTTGAAGCTAGTGTTGTACAAGGCTTAGATATTGGAGCAAACGATTTTATTCGTAAACCTATTGATGTAGATGAGCTACTAGCAAGGGTGCGCTCGTTGTTGCGGCTAAAAAAAATGATTGGTAAAAGTGACAAAATCGAGGATACAGTTGAGTCTACTTTCTACAATATACAAAACAATCCTCTTA
The Nostoc punctiforme PCC 73102 genome window above contains:
- the dhaL gene encoding dihydroxyacetone kinase subunit DhaL, with amino-acid sequence MLSQAQILQWLQAYATEIEQNKTYLTELDAAIGDADHGINMDRGFKKVSILLPTLTDKDISNILKAVSMTLISSIGGASGPLYGTWFLRASTAVVDKQELTEQDVLGLLQAGLDGVLQRGKAQLGDKTMVDVLSPAVTAFGQAVGESKGTLEAMQQAVAIAQKGLQETIPMQAKKGRASYLGERSIGHQDPGGTSAYLMLKSLLEVLENSQTTDH
- a CDS encoding VWA containing CoxE family protein translates to MKIEALHEELPLLELFTQLREAGLPLGIDEYRLVLTALQEGFGTTDQEALAELCRTLWVKSQDEEHLFNYHFQQVITEPYPVRPFVRKEEEKTSSRMQEAVESDDNYSPDLLNTTPTTVPVSSELMEVQDEMQVAEAVQITTQKNEEITVNRFTETDEYFPVTRRQMKQSWRHLRRMVRQGLPTKLDIEATIEQLVRQGVLLEPVLMPSRVNRTELLLLIDHKGSMVPFHALSQRLAQTALRGGRLGKASIYYFHNCPTKYLYHDQTRQKAEPVTDFLAQLRPDRSAVLIFSDGGAARGGFSLERLELTQKFLDQLKQRSRYIAWLNPMATERWFGTTAGEIVRLVPMFEVSRQGFDGAIDVLQGRGINAQLRY
- a CDS encoding CHAT domain-containing protein: MSSNDQIKILFLAADPSNAARLRLGQELRDIREKLQLAKERDRFILDSRESVRLGDISQAIFDVEPQIVHFSGHGTSTGELCFEDLLGEYQPVQPDALAALFELVADQINCVVLNACYSEAQAKAIAQHISFVIGMNKEIGDQAAIAFAVGFYKALAARRTIDQAYKFGCVEIRLQGIAEHLTPVLYTKQNSVSPVSEVQQIDSNKSTGVTNAQSTSLNLGQRQRILQEIESLQQQYDLLSQKLSRLRLDLVIESGTVIKFQLEKQIENAEAERTQLTQRIEQLENSLQ
- a CDS encoding AAA family ATPase, which produces MVRTLDGKRLKYIGKVQPQPGEQDPETGQILYPYLPSEKLVEAVNLAIALERPLLLKGEPGCGKTKLARAVAYELGLPYEAWYIKSTSRARDGLYTYDAVGRLRDAQLAASKIDEEAAIKAKNADDYVEWGPLGRAFRNEQPTVVLIDEIDKADIDFPNDLLLELDEQRFEVTEVKQNSPLKKIQAKATPIVLITSNDEKERLA
- the psbP gene encoding photosystem II reaction center PsbP, with product MWKRIVLILLLVLSFSLSNSDIAAAAGLKSFVDTSDGYQFLYPNGWLQVKVANGPDVVFHDLIEVSENVSVVISPVPEGKTLSELGTPTEVGYKLGKAALAPPDSGRSAELVNAAQREVDGKTYYLLEYEVKLPNKQQRHNIASVAVSRGKLFTLNASIPEKRWQRVKGMIDEVVNSFSVY
- a CDS encoding Maf family protein, with protein sequence MKIPPFVLASASPARRRLLETVGIEPIVRASDFDESQIQLSEPAELVKTLAQCKAETVAPQFESALIMGCDSVLSMNGEIHGKPADTSEAIARWQIMQGNFGDLYTGHALIDLEQNRTIVKSQVTRVYFAQMSDRAILAYVATGEPLKCAGAFAIEGFGSFFVEKIEGCHSNVIGLSLPLLRHILAELGYDVTDFWQ
- the dhaK gene encoding dihydroxyacetone kinase subunit DhaK is translated as MKKLINKPEDFVRESLEGMAAAHSDLIKVNYDPAFVYRANAPIPGKVAIISGGGSGHEPMHAGFVGKGMLDAACPGEVFTSPTPDQMLEAAKLVDGGSGILYIVKNYSGDVMNFEMATELARSEGIRSLNILIDDDVAVKDSLYTQGRRGVGTTILAEKICGAAAEAGYDLPQIANLCRRVNLNGRSMGIALTSCTVPANGTPTFELSDREIELGIGIHGEPGIERTAIKAVDEITEILTRSLLEDAAYSRTLREWDEDKGEWVDVELTNLPFTKGDRLLAFVNSMGGTPVSELYIVYRKLAQICEQQGLQIVRNLIGPYITSLEMQGCSITLLKLDDETIRLWDAPVKTPSWRWD
- a CDS encoding MBL fold metallo-hydrolase — encoded protein: MAHLNQRRSQNVNGDFYVDTTCIDCDTCRWMAPEVFYDVDDQSAVYHQPTNEAERLAALQALLACPTSSIGTVEKPKDIKTVQQSFPILVTENIYHCGYHSEKSYGAASYLIQLPEGNILVDSPRFTPPLVKRLEELGSIRYMYLTHKDDVADHQKFAEHFQCDRILHADDITADTRNVEIQLTGSEPFALTPDFLIIPVPGHTKGQTVLLYKNKFLFTGDHLAWSESLHQLAAFHNACWYSWSEQTKSMRNLANYSFEWVLPGHGRRFHADKETMRQQMHKCIELMESLD